A single Loxodonta africana isolate mLoxAfr1 chromosome 12, mLoxAfr1.hap2, whole genome shotgun sequence DNA region contains:
- the TLCD3B gene encoding ceramide synthase has product MASTAGYIVSTSCKHIIDDQHWLSSAYTQFAVPYFIYDIYAMFLCHWHKHQVKGHGGDNGRASPPGSTWAVARAYLHKEFLMVLHHAVMVLVCFPLSVVWRQGKGDFFLGCLLMAEVSTPFVCLGKILIQYKQQHTLLHKVNGALMLLSFLCCRVLLFPYLYWAYGRHAGLPLLAVPLALPAHINLGAALLLAPQLYWFFLICRGACRLFRPRGSPPPSPCQTQD; this is encoded by the exons ATGGCCTCTACAGCTGGCTACATCGTCTCCACCTCCTGCAAACACATCATCGATGACCA ACACTGGCTTTCCTCTGCCTACACACAGTTTGCAGTGCCCTACTTCATCTATGACATCTACGCCATGTTCCTCTGCCACTGGCACAAGCACCAGGTCAAGGGCCACGGTGGGGACAACGGGCGGGCCAGCCCCCCGGGCAGCACCTGGGCGGTGGCACGTGCCTACCTGCATAAAGAGTTCCTCATGGTGCTCCACCATGCCGTCATGGTGCTGGTGTGCTTCCCGCTCTCAGTG GTGTGGCGTCAAGGCAAGGGGGATTTCTTTCTAGGCTGCTTGTTGATGGCAGAGGTCAGCACCCCCTTCGTCTGCCTTGGCAAGATCCTCATCCAG TACAAGCAGCAGCACACTCTGCTGCACAAAGTCAACGGGGCCCTGATGCTGCTCAGCTTCCTGTGCTGCCGGGTGCTGCTCTTCCCCTACCTGTACTGGGCCTATGGGCGGCACGCCGGCCTGCCCCTGCTCGCCGTGCCCCTCGCCCTCCCGGCCCACATCAACCTGGGCGCTGCGCTGCTGCTTGCCCCCCAGCTCTACTGGTTCTTTCTCATCTGCCGAGGGGCCTGCCGCCTCTTCCGCCCCCGGGGCTCCCCCCCACCCTCCCCCTGTCAGACCCAGGActga
- the C12H16orf92 gene encoding fertilization-influencing membrane protein, with product MKPRLWSLVWLCLAGLGAIETAPRPERAETSAPGAESLPFIDRPDFFDYPDSDQARVLALSQFIGEKPVIFANSGSSSDFFHHIRVAALMLAFFFLLFQFCSHMSCQKGA from the exons ATGAAGCCAAGGCTGTGGTCATTGGTGTGGCTGTGCCTGGCTGGGCTGGGGGCCATAGAAACAG CCCCCAGGCCAGAGAGGGCCGAGACCTCAGCCCCAGGAGCAGAGTCTCTGCCCTTCATAGACAGACCTGACTTCTTCGATTATCCCGACTCTGACCAAGCCAGGGTCCTGGCCCTGTCCCAGTTTATTGGAGAGAAACCTGTCATCTTTGCTAACTCAG GCTCCAGCTCCGACTTCTTCCACCACATTAGGGTGGCTGCCCTGATGCTGgccttcttctttctccttttccagTTCTGCAGCCACAT GAGCTGCCAGAAAGGGGCCTGA
- the DOC2A gene encoding double C2-like domain-containing protein alpha, with protein MRNQPWAHVVFPLPQQGCCMRGRRGDRMTINIQEHMAINVCPGPIRPIRQISDYFPRRGPGPEGGGGGFREAPAGLAPLALAPPVALLGATTPEDGAEVDSYDSDDTTALGMLEFDLLYDQASCTLHCSILRAKGLKPMDFNGLADPYVKLHLLPGACKANKLKTKTQRNTLNPVWNEDLTYRGITDDDITHKVLRISVCDEDKLSHNEYIGETRVPLRRLKPSQKKHFNICLERQVPLASPSSMSAALRGISCYLKELEQAQQGSGLLEERGRILLSLSYSSWRRGLLVGIVRCAHLAAMDVNGYSDPYVKTYLRPDVDKKSKHKTCVKKKTLNPEFNEEFFYEIELSALATKTLEVTVWDYDIGKSNDFIGGVSLGPGARGEARKHWGDCLQQPDRVLERWHTLTSELPPAAGALPSA; from the exons ATGAGGAATCAGCCCTGGGCTCATGTTGTCTTCCCACTCCCCCAGCAGGGGTGCTGCATGAGGGGCCGCAGGGGTGACCGCATGACCATCAACATCCAGGAGCACATGGCCATCAATGTGTGCCCTGGGCCCATCCGGCCTATCCGCCAGATCTCAGACTACTTCCCCCGGCGGGGACCAGGACCCGAAGGGGGTGGTGGAGGCTTCCGGGAGGCCCCTGCTGGTCTGGCCCCCCTGGCCCTGGCCCCCCCTGTGGCCCTCCTTGGGGCTACCACTCCCGAGGATGGAGCTGAGGTGGACAGCTATGACTCTGATGATACGA CTGCCTTAGGCATGTTGGAGTTTGACCTTCTTTATGACCAGGCCTCCTGCACGCTGCACTGTAGCATCCTCAGGGCCAAG GGCCTCAAGCCCATGGATTTTAATGGCCTGGCCGATCCCTATGTCAAGCTGCACCTACTGCCTGGAGCCTGCAAG GCCAATAAGCTCAAAACCAAGACTCAGAGGAACACACTGAATCCCGTGTGGAACGAGGACCTGACGTACCGTGGGATCACAGACGATGACATCACCCACAAGGTGCTCAG GATCTCCGTCTGTGATGAGGACAAGCTGAGCCACAACGAGTACATCGGGGAGACCCGCGTGCCCCTCCGCCGCCTCAAGCCTTCCCAGAAGAAGCACTTTAATATCTGTCTTGAACGCCAGGTCCCG TTGGCCTCACCCTCTTCCATGTCGGCGGCACTGAGAGGCATCTCCTGTTACCTGAAGGAG CTGGAGCAGGCGCAGCAGGGATCGGGGCTGCTAGAGGAGCGTGGCCGTATCCTGCTGAGTCTCAGCTACAGCTCCTGGCGCCGGGGGCTGCTGGTGGGCATTGTGCGCTGTGCCCACCTGGCTGCCATGGATGTCAACGGCTACTCAGACCCCTACGTCAAGAC GTACCTGAGGCCAGATGTGGATAAGAAATCCAAGCATAAAACGTGTGTGAAGAAGAAGACCCTAAACCCAGAGTTCAATGAG GAGTTTTTCTATGAGATAGAGCTCTCTGCTCTGGCTACCAAGACTCTGGAGGTCACAGTGTGGGACTACGACATTGGCAAATCCAACGACTTCATTG GTGGCGTGTCACTGGGGCCAGGCGCCCGGGGGGAGGCCAGGAAACACTGGGGCGACTGCCTGCAGCAGCCGGACAGAGTCCTGGAGCGCTGGCACACCTTGACAAGTGAGCTGCCCCCGGCAGCCGGGGCTCTCCCCTCAGCCTGA
- the INO80E gene encoding INO80 complex subunit E isoform X2 — MNGPAEGEVDYKKKYRNLKRKLKFLIYEHECFQEELRKAQRKLLKVSRDKSFLLDRLLQYENVDEDSSDSDATASSDNSETEGTPKLSDTPAPKRKRSPPLGGTPSPSSLSLPPSTGFPLQASGAPSPYLSSLASPSYPPFPSDYLALQLPEPSPLREPSPLRPTRQKRPRLPRKLKMAVGTPDCPVGGPLTFPGRGAGAGVGAALAPLPPPKMPPHTILSTVPRQMFSDAGSGDDALDGDDDLVIDIPE, encoded by the exons ATGAACGGGCCAGCGGAAGGCGAGGTGGACTACAAAAAGAAATATCGGAACCTGAAGCGGAAGCTGAAGTTTCTCATCTAC GAACACGAGTGCTTCCAGGAGGAGCTCAGGAAGGCGCAGAGAAAATTGCTGAAGGTGTCCCGGGACAAGAG TTTCCTTCTTGACCGACTTCTGCAGTACGAGAACGTGGATGAAGACTCTTCTG ACTCAGATGCCACTGCGTCTTCAGATAACAGCGAGACAGAGGGGACACCCAAGTTGTCAGACACTCCAGCCCCCAAGAG GAAGAGAAGCCCTCCGCTGGGGGGTACCCCCTCCCCGTCCAGCCTCTCCCTGCCTCCTTCAACAGGGTTTCCCCTTCAGGCCTCTGGGGCCCCCTCCCCATACCTGAGCTCG CTGGCCTCCCCTTCCTACCCCCCATTCCCTTCTGACTACCTGGCCCTGCAGCTGCCCGAACCCAGCCCCCTGAGGGAGCCCAGCCCCCTGAGGCCCACGCGGCAGAAACGGCCTCGCCTGCCCCGGAAACTGAAG ATGGCGGTGGGAACCCCCGACTGCCCTGTGGGAGGGCCGCTGACCTTTCCAGGTCGAGGtgctggggctggggtgggggcagccCTGGCCCCACTGCCCCCTCCCAAGATGCCCCCCCACACCATCCTGAGCACCGTCCCTCGGCAGATGTTCAGTGACGCTGGCAGCGGCGATGACGCCCTGGATGGGGATGATGACCTGGTGATCGACATCCCGGAGTGA
- the INO80E gene encoding INO80 complex subunit E isoform X1: MNGPAEGEVDYKKKYRNLKRKLKFLIYEHECFQEELRKAQRKLLKVSRDKSFLLDRLLQYENVDEDSSDSDATASSDNSETEGTPKLSDTPAPKRKRSPPLGGTPSPSSLSLPPSTGFPLQASGAPSPYLSSQLASPSYPPFPSDYLALQLPEPSPLREPSPLRPTRQKRPRLPRKLKMAVGTPDCPVGGPLTFPGRGAGAGVGAALAPLPPPKMPPHTILSTVPRQMFSDAGSGDDALDGDDDLVIDIPE, encoded by the exons ATGAACGGGCCAGCGGAAGGCGAGGTGGACTACAAAAAGAAATATCGGAACCTGAAGCGGAAGCTGAAGTTTCTCATCTAC GAACACGAGTGCTTCCAGGAGGAGCTCAGGAAGGCGCAGAGAAAATTGCTGAAGGTGTCCCGGGACAAGAG TTTCCTTCTTGACCGACTTCTGCAGTACGAGAACGTGGATGAAGACTCTTCTG ACTCAGATGCCACTGCGTCTTCAGATAACAGCGAGACAGAGGGGACACCCAAGTTGTCAGACACTCCAGCCCCCAAGAG GAAGAGAAGCCCTCCGCTGGGGGGTACCCCCTCCCCGTCCAGCCTCTCCCTGCCTCCTTCAACAGGGTTTCCCCTTCAGGCCTCTGGGGCCCCCTCCCCATACCTGAGCTCG CAGCTGGCCTCCCCTTCCTACCCCCCATTCCCTTCTGACTACCTGGCCCTGCAGCTGCCCGAACCCAGCCCCCTGAGGGAGCCCAGCCCCCTGAGGCCCACGCGGCAGAAACGGCCTCGCCTGCCCCGGAAACTGAAG ATGGCGGTGGGAACCCCCGACTGCCCTGTGGGAGGGCCGCTGACCTTTCCAGGTCGAGGtgctggggctggggtgggggcagccCTGGCCCCACTGCCCCCTCCCAAGATGCCCCCCCACACCATCCTGAGCACCGTCCCTCGGCAGATGTTCAGTGACGCTGGCAGCGGCGATGACGCCCTGGATGGGGATGATGACCTGGTGATCGACATCCCGGAGTGA
- the INO80E gene encoding INO80 complex subunit E isoform X4 yields the protein MNGPAEGEVDYKKKYRNLKRKLKFLIYEHECFQEELRKAQRKLLKVSRDKSFLLDRLLQYENVDEDSSDSDATASSDNSETEGTPKLSDTPAPKRKRSPPLGGTPSPSSLSLPPSTGFPLQASGAPSPYLSSLASPSYPPFPSDYLALQLPEPSPLREPSPLRPTRQKRPRLPRKLKRDHSGCSVEEELELGEAEGRESS from the exons ATGAACGGGCCAGCGGAAGGCGAGGTGGACTACAAAAAGAAATATCGGAACCTGAAGCGGAAGCTGAAGTTTCTCATCTAC GAACACGAGTGCTTCCAGGAGGAGCTCAGGAAGGCGCAGAGAAAATTGCTGAAGGTGTCCCGGGACAAGAG TTTCCTTCTTGACCGACTTCTGCAGTACGAGAACGTGGATGAAGACTCTTCTG ACTCAGATGCCACTGCGTCTTCAGATAACAGCGAGACAGAGGGGACACCCAAGTTGTCAGACACTCCAGCCCCCAAGAG GAAGAGAAGCCCTCCGCTGGGGGGTACCCCCTCCCCGTCCAGCCTCTCCCTGCCTCCTTCAACAGGGTTTCCCCTTCAGGCCTCTGGGGCCCCCTCCCCATACCTGAGCTCG CTGGCCTCCCCTTCCTACCCCCCATTCCCTTCTGACTACCTGGCCCTGCAGCTGCCCGAACCCAGCCCCCTGAGGGAGCCCAGCCCCCTGAGGCCCACGCGGCAGAAACGGCCTCGCCTGCCCCGGAAACTGAAG AGagatcactctggctgcagtGTGGAGGAGGAGCTGGAGCTGGGAGAGGCTGAAGGCAGGGAGTCCAGTTAG
- the INO80E gene encoding INO80 complex subunit E isoform X3 has product MNGPAEGEVDYKKKYRNLKRKLKFLIYEHECFQEELRKAQRKLLKVSRDKSFLLDRLLQYENVDEDSSDSDATASSDNSETEGTPKLSDTPAPKRKRSPPLGGTPSPSSLSLPPSTGFPLQASGAPSPYLSSQLASPSYPPFPSDYLALQLPEPSPLREPSPLRPTRQKRPRLPRKLKRDHSGCSVEEELELGEAEGRESS; this is encoded by the exons ATGAACGGGCCAGCGGAAGGCGAGGTGGACTACAAAAAGAAATATCGGAACCTGAAGCGGAAGCTGAAGTTTCTCATCTAC GAACACGAGTGCTTCCAGGAGGAGCTCAGGAAGGCGCAGAGAAAATTGCTGAAGGTGTCCCGGGACAAGAG TTTCCTTCTTGACCGACTTCTGCAGTACGAGAACGTGGATGAAGACTCTTCTG ACTCAGATGCCACTGCGTCTTCAGATAACAGCGAGACAGAGGGGACACCCAAGTTGTCAGACACTCCAGCCCCCAAGAG GAAGAGAAGCCCTCCGCTGGGGGGTACCCCCTCCCCGTCCAGCCTCTCCCTGCCTCCTTCAACAGGGTTTCCCCTTCAGGCCTCTGGGGCCCCCTCCCCATACCTGAGCTCG CAGCTGGCCTCCCCTTCCTACCCCCCATTCCCTTCTGACTACCTGGCCCTGCAGCTGCCCGAACCCAGCCCCCTGAGGGAGCCCAGCCCCCTGAGGCCCACGCGGCAGAAACGGCCTCGCCTGCCCCGGAAACTGAAG AGagatcactctggctgcagtGTGGAGGAGGAGCTGGAGCTGGGAGAGGCTGAAGGCAGGGAGTCCAGTTAG